Proteins encoded within one genomic window of Anastrepha ludens isolate Willacy chromosome 4, idAnaLude1.1, whole genome shotgun sequence:
- the LOC128860362 gene encoding uncharacterized protein LOC128860362, translating to MGRCRGGPFEFPIILLRPLRLPRRAGGRTNKMKTTKYSNYNSNQQVLTELLGQLMRAGNSSNGYSGGMSRQRSSVSRRAAARIRRRQGARSQGSEAVRRTGASGSTASQQAKKSGAATAASSTAAKATAQKRSAAESSAEPEKKKTASDETAPGGDSNQNKTSEADPYLKGLCEPGVRWYLRYLKEGLDPKAACKKAWEHRTEPSEYEPQWGKEFLVKEVEEEPTSRQRTRRKGVKKPEINEDYRIAVHPKDFPDQMLDLGFVIFLEEAITAEIAKCTDVKPQFVYAHLRPGALLLDCVNEETVNWLKDIVTKLSNWEGPELTTSQERVIPDAYVMTVALPRSIGQEFERTLALISAQNEDLNTEVWKLVNEREENEKQVITILVDKDSFNTMKRNDWKLYYRFEKVSVHFHRYLRYNKPVLWITNPSCHKQNQVKPPGPANAV from the coding sequence ATGGGGCGCTGTCGTGGTGGACCGTTTGAATTCCCCATTATATTACTTAGACCACTGCGCTTGCCTCGTCGAGCAGGTGGTCGTACGAACAAGATGAAAACAACtaaatattcaaattacaaTTCAAATCAACAAGTTTTAACGGAGTTATTGGGTCAATTGATGAGAGCTGGCAACTCGTCAAATGGCTATAGTGGAGGTATGAGTAGACAGAGGAGTAGCGTTAGTAGGCGTGCAGCTGCCAGAATTAGACGCCGACAAGGAGCTCGTTCACAGGGCAGTGAAGCAGTGCGGAGGACAGGGGCTAGTGGTAGCACGGCATCACAACAAGCTAAAAAAAGTGGTGCTGCTACTGCTGCAAGTTCAACTGCAGCAAAAGCCACAGCCCAAAAGCGAAGTGCCGCAGAAAGCAGTGCTGAacctgaaaagaaaaaaactgctTCAGATGAAACTGCGCCAGGTGGGGATTCCAATCAGAACAAAACTTCTGAAGCAGATCCTTACTTAAAAGGGCTTTGTGAGCCTGGAGTGCGATGGTATTTGCGTTATTTGAAAGAAGGGCTTGACCCTAAAGCTGCTTGCAAAAAAGCTTGGGAACATAGAACCGAACCTTCTGAGTATGAACCACAGTGGGGAAAAGAATTTCTTGTCAAAGAAGTTGAAGAAGAGCCCACAAGTAGACAGCGAACCAGAAGGAAAGGAGTTAAAAAGCCTGAAATCAATGAAGATTATCGCATTGCAGTACATCCAAAAGACTTCCCAGATCAAATGCTCGATCTGGGCTTTGTAATATTCCTCGAAGAGGCAATCACAGCAGAAATAGCAAAATGTACAGACGTAAAACCGCAATTTGTTTATGCTCATCTGCGTCCAGGTGCGTTGCTTCTCGATTGTGTGAATGAAGAAACTGTCAATTGGCTGAAAGATATAGTCACCAAATTGTCGAATTGGGAAGGCCCTGAATTGACAACAAGCCAAGAACGCGTGATTCCAGACGCATACGTCATGACAGTTGCATTACCGAGGAGCATTGGCCAAGAATTCGAACGTACATTGGCCTTGATTTCGGCACAAAATGAAGATTTAAATACAGAGGTATGGAAATTGGTGAATGAACGTgaagaaaacgaaaaacaagTGATTACGATTCTTGTGGATAAAGATTCTTTCAATACAATGAAAAGAAACGATTGGAAGCTATACTACAGATTCGAGAAAGTTAGCGTGCATTTCCATCGCTATTTACGATATAACAAGCCTGTGTTATGGATAACTAATCCCAGTTGTCATAAACAAAATCAGGTTAAACCACCTGGTCCCGCTAATGCAGTATAA